A single region of the Gossypium arboreum isolate Shixiya-1 chromosome 12, ASM2569848v2, whole genome shotgun sequence genome encodes:
- the LOC108459988 gene encoding uncharacterized protein LOC108459988 encodes MESATNEASRKRMKPDVGEKQEDHISNGTIMEEITEKEQSEAIIVGSEEMEFNISHILEKIKRFTQLVSELLESGKSMFKELSNDFEERLIMIHKEQMEKWQEEIKELRLMDASNEEATALLSNARFLLQNPFSES; translated from the exons ATGGAAAGTGCAACGAATGAAGCTTCCAGAAAACGCATGAAACCAGAC GTGGGAGAGAAACAAGAAGATCACATAAGCAATGGAACTATTATGGAGGAAATAACAGAGAAAGAACAATCTGAGGCAATCATCGTTGGATCTGAAGAAATGGAATTCAATATCTCTCACATTCTTGAAAAGATTAAGCGCTTCACTCAACTG GTCTCGGAGCTGTTAGAATCAGGAAAATCAATGTTCAAGGAATTGAGTAACGATTTTGAAGAGCGGCTGATCAT GATACATAAAGAACAAATGGAGAAATGGCAGGAAGAGATCAAGGAACTGAGACTGATGGATGCATCAAATGAGGAGGCAACTGCTCTGTTGAGTAATGCTCGTTTTTTACTTCAGAATCCCTTTTCTGAATCTTGA
- the LOC108458064 gene encoding germin-like protein subfamily 2 member 4: MAAKVFAYFVALVAVFSVAKSDPDLLQDICVADTSSGVKVNGFACKKDADVTENDFFFSGLAKPAVVNNSVGSVVTGANVEKIPGLNTLGVSLSRIDYQPGGLNPPHTHPRATEIIFVLDGELDVGFITTANKLISKSLKKGDIFVFPKGLVHFQQNNGKEPASVISGFNSQLPGTQSIAVTLFGSTPAVPDHVLTKAFQIGTKEVNKIKSRLSPK, from the exons ATGGCTGCCAAGGTTTTTGCATATTTTGTCGCTTTGGTTGCTGTCTTCAGCGTCGCCAAATCTGACCCTGATCTCCTCCAAGATATCTGCGTAGCCGATACATCTTCAG GGGTGAAGGTGAATGGATTTGCATGCAAGAAGGATGCCGATGTAACGGAAAATGATTTCTTCTTTAGTGGCTTAGCCAAGCCGGCGGTGGTCAACAACTCGGTGGGATCGGTGGTGACCGGAGCCAATGTTGAGAAAATCCCAGGGTTGAACACCCTTGGGGTGTCGCTTTCTCGTATTGACTATCAACCTGGCGGACTTAACCCACCTCACACTCACCCACGCGCCACCGAGATCATCTTTGTTCTCGATGGTGAATTGGATGTGGGGTTCATCACCACTGCCAACAAGTTGATCTCCAAATCCTTAAAAAAAGGAGACATTTTCGTGTTCCCTAAAGGTTTGGTTCATTTCCAGCAGAACAACGGCAAAGAACCGGCATCGGTCATCTCCGGCTTCAACAGCCAATTGCCGGGAACTCAGTCGATTGCCGTTACCTTGTTTGGTTCAACACCAGCAGTGCCGGACCATGTGTTGACCAAGGCATTCCAAATTGGTACCAAAGAAGTCAACAAGATCAAAAGCAGACTTTCCCCTaagtaa